Proteins encoded by one window of Methanomassiliicoccaceae archaeon:
- a CDS encoding cobalamin-dependent protein (Presence of a B(12) (cobalamin)-binding domain implies dependence on cobalamin itself, in one of its several forms, or in some unusual lineages, dependence on a cobalamin-like analog.) produces MADKKIILEDLKKSVETWNPQKAKDATKEALAAGLTIAEIIGDGLGKGMEQIGARFDKAEIYLPQVVAASKTMTAALEILLPLISKGEGSLKGTVVMGTVEGDIHEIGKNVCVAMLQGAGYNVIDAGCDVSPQAFLDAADENEAQVIGASALMTTTLEIQKELVDAIKEVEGPYKCVVGGAPCSREWAQEIHADGYSETANEIIGLVASLVE; encoded by the coding sequence ATGGCGGACAAAAAAATAATATTGGAAGATTTGAAGAAATCGGTTGAAACCTGGAACCCCCAGAAGGCAAAGGACGCCACGAAAGAGGCCCTTGCTGCCGGACTGACGATCGCCGAGATAATCGGCGACGGGCTCGGAAAGGGCATGGAGCAGATCGGTGCACGCTTCGACAAGGCAGAAATATACCTGCCTCAGGTCGTCGCGGCATCCAAGACGATGACCGCCGCACTCGAGATACTCCTCCCCTTGATTTCCAAGGGCGAGGGATCGCTCAAAGGCACAGTCGTCATGGGAACCGTTGAAGGAGACATCCATGAGATCGGAAAGAACGTTTGTGTCGCAATGCTCCAGGGAGCGGGATACAATGTAATCGATGCCGGATGCGATGTATCTCCCCAGGCTTTCCTGGACGCGGCCGATGAGAACGAGGCGCAGGTCATCGGCGCTTCGGCGCTCATGACCACGACCCTCGAGATCCAGAAGGAGCTCGTCGACGCGATCAAAGAGGTCGAAGGTCCCTACAAGTGCGTGGTCGGAGGCGCTCCCTGCAGCAGGGAGTGGGCCCAAGAGATACACGCCGATGGATATTCCGAGACCGCAAACGAGATCATAGGCCTTGTCGCCTCCCTCGTGGAGTGA